One region of Etheostoma cragini isolate CJK2018 chromosome 16, CSU_Ecrag_1.0, whole genome shotgun sequence genomic DNA includes:
- the ppp6c gene encoding serine/threonine-protein phosphatase 6 catalytic subunit, with product MAPVDLDKYVEIARHCKYLPENDLKRLCDYVCDLLLEESNVQPVSTPVTVCGDIHGQFYDLCELFRTGGQVPDTNYIFMGDFVDRGYYSLETFTHLLALKAKWPDRITLLRGNHESRQITQVYGFYDECQTKYGNANAWRYCTKVFDMLTVAALIDEQVLCVHGGLSPDIKTLDQIRTIERNQEIPHKGAFCDLVWSDPEDVDTWAISPRGAGWLFGSKVTNEFVHINSLKLICRAHQLVHEGYKFMFDEKLVTVWSAPNYCYRCGNIASIMVFRNVNRREPKLFRAVPDSERVIPPRTTTPYFL from the exons aGATTGTGTGATTATGTTTGTGATTTACTGCTGGAAGAATCAAATGTTCAGCCGGTCTCTACTCCAGTTACTGTTTGTGGAGATATTCATGGTCAG TTTTATGATCTTTGCGAGCTCTTCAGAACTGGAGGCCAAGTTCCAGacacaaattatattttcatg GGAGACTTTGTGGACAGAGGATATTATAGCTTGGAGACATTCACACATCTGCTAGCCTTAAAAGCAAAGTGGCCAGATCGTATCACACTTCTACGTGGAAACCACGAAAGCAGACAAATAACACAAGTGTACGGCTTTTATG ATGAGTGCCAAACTAAATATGGAAATGCAAATGCCTGGCGGTATTGCACAAAAGTGTTTGACATGCTGACTGTGGCAGCT TTGATAGATGAGCAGGTCCTGTGTGTCCATGGTGGTCTTTCACCTGACATTAAGACGTTGGACCAGATCCGTACCATCGAACGCAACCAGGAGATTCCCCACAAGGGGGCCTTTTGTGATCTTGTGTGGTCAGATCCAGAAGATGTGGACACCTGGGCTATCAGTCCACGAGGTGCAGGCTGGCTGTTTGGCTCCAAGGTTACTAATGAG tttgtgcACATCAACAGTCTGAAGCTCATCTGCCGTGCACATCAGCTTGTTCATGAAGGATACAAGTTCATGTTTGACGAAAAGCTGGTGACCGTGTGGTCGGCACCCAACTACTGCTACCGCTGTGGAAACATCGCGTCTATCATGGTCTTCAGGAACGTCAACAGACGAGAACCCAAGCTGTTCCGTGCTGTCCCCGACTCTGAGCGTGTCATACCACCCCGAACAACCACTCCCTACTTCCTCTAA